TGTACTGATCAGCAAAACCATAACAAATGGAACAGTTAGCAACCTGACCATGTTATTTGCTTTCAGCGCTGGAGTATTGACCCCTTTTATAGGAGTTGGCTTGTTAGGAGGCTATACTCTATCTAAACAAATTCGTTCATACAGGATGTACATAAAAAAAGTTAGTGGAATTGCACTTGTATTAATTGGTCTATGGATGATTTTTTAACTAATTTTTAAAAAACACTCATGAATTTACTCTACTTTTACAATAACATATTAGGATTTACCTGCAGGAAAAGAAGCAGCTTATCTTGATCAATTAGAAGCAGCTTATCTTGATCAATTCCTTCGTTTCATGATTCTTCAGAAACCTGTCTCAAGAATGCCTTTTTTAATTTAATTTTATTAGAATTTTAAAACGTTTTACTCAGAAGAAGAAAAGATAAGAGTAAATGCTATGAATACGATCGGGTTTACAAATTCTTAATTAAGTTGCCATTATTCTTAACAAACAGATGTATCATATAACTTACGAAAAATATATTTACTTTAAGAGAGTAGGTTCAACATTAGAAATCTTAATCCTGAAACTTTAATCCTATAAGAAAAGAGGATATCGGATTCTGATGAAACAAAACGGCAGTATGCGGGAAAAAGCCCTTAAAATAGAAAAGCTTGTGAGCTTTCTTTTGCCAGCGGTTATATTTTCCCTGGCTTTGTGGACTCTGGATAGACAGGTGCGTCACTTACACTCAATGTATATCATCAAAAATATTACCATCACTCCACTGAGCCATATAGAGCTTGCCTTTTTTTTAACTTTTTTGAGTTACCTTGCCTTAACAGGCTACGATTATCTGGCAGTCCGTCATATCAACCACCCTATGCCTTATAAACAGACAGCTCGGGCTTCATTTATCAGCATGTCCATAAGTTATAGTATTGGCTTTAATATCCTGACAGGAAGTTCTTTGCGATACAGATTTTATTCAAGAAATGGACTGGGTTTGCGCGAGATATGTGAGATCATAGTTTTCTGTATTCTCACCTTCTGGCTCGGCTTCTGTTTTGTCGGAGGCTTGCTCTTCACATTCTACCCTGTGAATCTGCCGGATTATATACTCAGGAATCCTGTCTCTTTAAACTTAATTGGAATTTTACTTCTGCTGTCCGTTGCTGTTTATTTCTTTTTCTCGTTCAGGAAGTGGAATTTCAGAATAGGGGAGTACCAGATAAGGGTTCCCGAACCAAAAATAGCTTTTTTCCAGCTTGTTTTATCCTCAGTAGATTATCTGCTTTCTGGAAGCATTATCTATTTCCTTTTGCCCTCAAGCCCACACCTTACCATGCTTCACGTACTTGTATTTTTTGCACTGGCTCAAATCATAGGTCTGATAAGCACTGTCCCTGGAGGGCTCGGAGTTTTTGAGACTCTGATGCTGTTTATGCTAGAACCATATTTCGGCACGGTTGATATAATAAGACCGCTTCTTCTCTTCAGGGCAATTTATTACTTCGTACCTTTCCTGTTTGGATTCCTAGCTCTTATATTGTATGAATATGAAGAGAGAGAAGAATTCCTGAAAAAAATCGGAAAAGCTACCTATTCCAGCCTGTCACAGGTAGTACCTCAGATTTTTTCTATTCTTGTCTTTCTTGGAGGTGTTTCTCTCCTCTTTTCCGGAGCTCTGCCTTCAAATCCCAGATACCTGCATGACCTCACTTACATAGTTCCCTTTCCCCTGATAGAATTTTCCAGGTTTTTCGGAAGCATTATGGGTGTATTGCTCCTTCTCCTGGCAAACGGTCTCTGGAAAAGAATTGACGGAGCTTATATTCTCTCACTTGCTGTGCTTTTGATGGGCGGAATTTTTGCCCTCCTGAAAGACTTTGATTATCATGAAGCGTCTGTTCTTTTTACCCTGTTTTTCTTTTTGCTCCCCTGCAGGAAATACTTTTACAGAAAGTCCTCACTTATGCACCAGTCATTTAGCAGCAAGAACATAATTGCTATAATCCTGGTGCTTGTAAGCTTTGTCTGGCTTGGACTTTTCTCATACCGGAATGTGGAATACTCAAACGAGCTCTGGTGGCAGTTTGGAATTAATTCCCAGGCATCCAGCTTTTTAAGGGCAACAGTTGGAACTTTCTTCCTGCTGCTGGTTTTAGGGATAGCTAAAATGCTGAGCCCCTTTTCCAGGGATATTCATATGCCAGGGGAAGAAGAAATGAAACTTGCAAAAACAATTATTAACCAGAGCAAGGAAACTGCTGGAAACCTGGCGCTTACTGGAGACAAATACTTGCTTTTCGACGATGAAAAGCAGGCATTTTTAATGTATGGAATTTACGGAAAGACCTGGGTTGCAATGGGAGACATTGTAGGAACCAGCAAACGGGCAAAAGAGCTGATCTGGGACTTTTATGAGATGAGTAGACTGAACCAGGGCAGGGCTGCTTTTTATGAGGTAAGTGAAAAGTATATTCCTGTGTATCTTGACCTCGGCATGACCCTGATAAAAATCGGGGAGGAAGCAAAAGTTCCCATTGAGACCTTTACCCTGGAAGGAAGTGCAGGAAAAGATTTCCGCTATACTGTGCGAAATGTGGAAAAAAAGGGATACAGGTTTGAAATTGTCTCCGGAGAAGAGGTTCTCCGCCTTATGCCCGAACTCCGACGTATCTCAGATGCCTGGCTGCAAATGAAAGCAGGAAAAGAAAAGCGATTTTCAATTGGGTTTTTTGACGAAAAATATCTGAGCAACTTCCCGATTGCCCTTGTGAGAAACGACTCCGAGATAGTTGCTTTTGCAAACATATGGACTGGAGCAGAAAAGGAAGAAATCAGTGTCGACCTCATGCGCTACGGTCCCAATGCCCCGTACAGAACAATGGAATACCTTTTTATCAAGCTAATGCTCTGGGGAAAAGAAATGGGGTACAAACACTTTTCTCTCGGGATGGCTCCTCTCTCAGGGCTTGAGAATCGACAATTTGCTCCTATCTGGCATAAAATAGGGTCTTTAATTTTTTCCCACGGAGAACACTTTTATAACTATAGGGGAGTAAGGGAGTTTAAAGAGAAATTCAATCCTGTCTGGAGCCCGAGATATATCGCACTCCCGAAAGGATTCAAACAGGGCCTGGTTTTAAAAGATATAGCAGCCCTGATCTCAGGAGGAGTAAAAGGGATTTTCACAAAGGAAAATAAGCGAGCAATAAGCCATAGAGGGCATCAAACTCCGGAAAAAGTGCCTGAATGATACCTTAATCTTTTGCCAGCAGGGATTTTTTAACTGTCTGCCGGCTGTATTTCAGGATTAGTGAGTGACCAAAAATTATATTGCTCACTCAAAGTGCGAGATTCAAAGAAATTTTGAGCTTTGAAGTCTGTTTATTAGATATCAAGTGGATTCTATTCGAATGCCGTGTGTCATGCATTCCATGATAAGGGGGAAGTAGGGTAGGGGGCTTTTTGCATACCATATTCCTGACACCCGGATATACTCGTTGCTTCAAATATCCTCAAATGGAGGTCAATTTAGACGCAAATAGTGGAAACTATGAAATTAAAAATAGTTATGGAAGTCCTAGTAAACCAGTTTCATCTCAAAGGTTGGCACTGGTGTGGAGTTCCTCACCCCTCACCGCAGCAAAGCTATGATAACAGTGATGCAGATAAGAATAACTTCCATATGATGCATATCGTCTGTCATATTACACCTCCGATATTAGATTTCATAATACCTGGTAACTAATACCAAGACATTGACTGATATTAGTCAATGATTTGGTATGCGTACTCAGCCGCTCGGCCTTAGATATTTTAAATCCATATCATCATAAGGAAGTTTTTTGAGATTCACTCTCACACCAGAGCTACTAAAGAATACTTTTTTAACGTACAAATATATTTCGAAAATGTTTGACAGATTTACAGCTTACTTTCCCATGGAACTTTTTCGATCTCTCCTATCGATTTCGCTGTTAAACGATTACGATATGTTCCTGAGTACTCGAACTCTTTAAGTAAAGAGAGTTCGAGATACCACAGTTCCAGATTGTATGCATCATAAATAGCCGAGTCAAAGTCCAAACTATCATATCTCTTTTTGGGGTGCACTAGATAATTACGAATTCCATTAAAAGCACTGGGTGCGTCAGTCCATTTTGAATCTTCCAATTGTTTCATAGATTTTTCCAATTGTTTCATAGATTTTACCTTATTAATATCTTCTGCTAACGTTTTTAGTATAGAAGTGTTTTCAGTAAGATCTACAAGAATATTCAAATCATGAAAAAGACATCTCAGCTTCTTTGAGGTATTACTCCTTTTAATTGGATTTGCCTTAAAGTGCTCAAAAGATAACCTCTCAAGTGCAGATTGAGCCAAAATAGTCCCAACTTGAAATCTCGAAGTATTAGCGAGTATATAATACATAACCGTTTGAAGATTGTCATTCCATTTGTTCATAAAACCAGGGAAGAGACTTTCAAGTTGCTCTGAATGATGCTCATCAAACCATGAACTATGTGGACGAGGACAACATTCCATGAGTGATGACCATGATTCCCATACTCGATCTGAGGAATTAAAACCCACTGCACATACAGGATTACACCAGACTCCTTTTGTAAACGAGAAAAAGTAATATAGCGCATGAAGCATGTCTCTAGCTTCTTTACCAGAAATAGGAGTATCATATTTTTTACTCAAACAACCTACATGTGTTAGACCGTAGCCACCTTCACTTCTTAATTTATTGAATGTGTTATCTGAATCTGCTAAAGATTTCAGCTCTACTACCCAGTT
This region of Methanosarcina flavescens genomic DNA includes:
- the mprF gene encoding bifunctional lysylphosphatidylglycerol flippase/synthetase MprF translates to MKQNGSMREKALKIEKLVSFLLPAVIFSLALWTLDRQVRHLHSMYIIKNITITPLSHIELAFFLTFLSYLALTGYDYLAVRHINHPMPYKQTARASFISMSISYSIGFNILTGSSLRYRFYSRNGLGLREICEIIVFCILTFWLGFCFVGGLLFTFYPVNLPDYILRNPVSLNLIGILLLLSVAVYFFFSFRKWNFRIGEYQIRVPEPKIAFFQLVLSSVDYLLSGSIIYFLLPSSPHLTMLHVLVFFALAQIIGLISTVPGGLGVFETLMLFMLEPYFGTVDIIRPLLLFRAIYYFVPFLFGFLALILYEYEEREEFLKKIGKATYSSLSQVVPQIFSILVFLGGVSLLFSGALPSNPRYLHDLTYIVPFPLIEFSRFFGSIMGVLLLLLANGLWKRIDGAYILSLAVLLMGGIFALLKDFDYHEASVLFTLFFFLLPCRKYFYRKSSLMHQSFSSKNIIAIILVLVSFVWLGLFSYRNVEYSNELWWQFGINSQASSFLRATVGTFFLLLVLGIAKMLSPFSRDIHMPGEEEMKLAKTIINQSKETAGNLALTGDKYLLFDDEKQAFLMYGIYGKTWVAMGDIVGTSKRAKELIWDFYEMSRLNQGRAAFYEVSEKYIPVYLDLGMTLIKIGEEAKVPIETFTLEGSAGKDFRYTVRNVEKKGYRFEIVSGEEVLRLMPELRRISDAWLQMKAGKEKRFSIGFFDEKYLSNFPIALVRNDSEIVAFANIWTGAEKEEISVDLMRYGPNAPYRTMEYLFIKLMLWGKEMGYKHFSLGMAPLSGLENRQFAPIWHKIGSLIFSHGEHFYNYRGVREFKEKFNPVWSPRYIALPKGFKQGLVLKDIAALISGGVKGIFTKENKRAISHRGHQTPEKVPE